Below is a window of Mesomycoplasma bovoculi M165/69 DNA.
TATATATTAGGGGAATGAGAAAATACGCAAAAAAATTTTAACAATTTAAATTTATCAAACATCGCATCATTAAATCCTTTAATCAAACCAGATATAGTTATTGTTCAAGACAAAATACAGATTATTGCTGATTGTAAGTATAAAAAGAAAATAAAAGAAAGTGATCTTTATCAACTAATAACATATTCCTATAGTTTGCTAAATGAAAAGGATGAATCAAAATCAAAAAATATAGAAAAAGTTACATCTAGCTCCGCAATTTTAATATATCCTTTATTAGAAAGCGAAACAATTGAGACATTTTACAAAAAATTCATAATAGATGATGAGAGAAAAACTAATATACATATACTAAAAGTGCCCTTTTTATGTAATATTGAAACAGGAGAACCAGATAATATTTCAATGTTTATTAATAAAATTAAAGATATAGTTGAAATATAAGTAAATATTGTTGGATATTAAGATTGCATTATTGTACAGTACAAATGGAAATAATAATTTTAAAATTTTTTTCTAAAATTTAAAAATATGATATAATAACCCCATATGCAAAAATTAATTATCGTATGAAATATGAAGCACTCTAGAATTATTAATGATAATTCTACACATTTTCTTATTTCATATTAGTAGTTTTTGGATATAATTTAAATTAAATTAAATAATTAATAAAAATAATGAAAAACAAGACTACTATTTATAAAAAAATAGTAGTTATTTTTTTTAAAAAAAGGTAATAAAATGAAAAAAAAGTTTTTTATTCCAATATTAGCTAGTGTTGCAGCAATTCCCACAATTGTTTCTTGTGGGGTTCAACCAGCTTGGCAAAAACGTGAGTATTTTGTAAATATTGACTCAACAACAGCATCTCCTCGTGCTTTTGGAAGTTTATATAACAACTTTAGTGGTCCAAGTGCAATTCAAGATTACTTGACTAGTTCGTATTTAATTCAAACAATGTATGAAGATGAACTAAGTATCGAATCTAATGGAATCAAACCAGAAGATAAAGGTAAAAAAGATCAGTCATTAAGTTATGAAATTAAACATCCAAGTTATAAATATCTATCTTTTGTTAATGCAAAGGCAATTTTAATTGTTGACAAAAATGGAAACGAATTTGTTTTTGACAATGATAAGCATGAAAAAGGTAGATTACCACAAGGACAAGTTTCACTATCTCTTAACATAAATTTAACATCAGATGATCCACATAGTATTAATAGTCCAACTTTTGGTGAAAAATTGGATCAAGCTGTTAAAGTGCAAATGTTTTTAAAAGATGATGTTTATTGAGTTGATGTCAAAGGAAACCAAACTAAATATAAACTAACACCACGTGATTATTGGTATGGTTTTAAGTGACAACGTCTTGGATATATAAACTACCGTAATGATCACGGTGGTGGTGATGCAGTTGATGCAAAAGCTAAACAAAATATTCCAAATTATGACCCTAAAGCTGATTATTTAGGTTCTGAAATTAACAACCTTTACCTTCTACAACTTTTTGGTTTTGATACTCAAGATTTTGACAATGAACACAAGTATATTCAAGAATATACAGGGAAAAATGCTGAGTTAAAAAATCAAGAAGCCATTACTTTTTCACTTGCTAAAGGTGCAACTCAGTCATTTTTCAAAGGATTTTTCCGAAAAATTGTTATTCCAGGAATTTTCAGACCTATACCAAGTAGCTTTGTTGATGAAAGAACTGCCAAAATTAGTAAAATAGTTGATGGTAAAAAAGTAGGTCCATATGGTGAATCAGATGAAGCTTTGCAATTTGGTATTTACTGATATGGACAAACTTTTGATAAAGATATGCTTTATAACTCACCGTATATCCAAACTCGTTGGGACTTGCACCACAGAAACTGGGAAATTAATAAATATTACCCAAGAACTGGTTGAAAAGATTCAATCAATTATCACTATAATACTATTAACTTTTTATATACAAAATATAGTAGTCCTGAAGCTTTTGCAAACTCACAGTTTAACTCATATAAAGAGGGCACAATCCCTATGCTATCTTATAACATCATCAATGATAGTCAGAAAAATTTAGTTGCACAAGACAAAAATAAATATGGTTGAAAATTATCGAGAGTTGAAACTAAAGATAATCTTTTAAAAACTTATTTTAACTTGTTGGTACCAGGTTCAATGAAACAAAATTTTGTTTCTCAACCAGGTGTTGAGTTTAATGAAAATTACTATGCTTTCAATGATAACTATGCCAAACTAGCTTATGGGGTTTCTCGAAAAGAACTAGCAACTGGTGGAGCACGGATTGTTGATTATTTGACTTCAGGTGTGGGTCTAACTTTTAGACAAATTATTGCAAATGCTTGAAATTTATACACAACTCAACAATCAGCTTCTCCAATTGCGGAGCCTTGATATAACTTTTTAGATCCTGATAACCACATTAAATTTAATGCTAATTCAAAACGTCCAAGAGACTTTTATGATGATGCTAATACTATTCAATTAGTTGATCCTAGTGGAAAAATTTTCTATACCAAAAATCTAGACACTGAAAAACAACAAAACTTTAACAATGTTAGCGATTCATCTAAACAATTTGAGGCTCCAAATTATGAAGTTCTCAAGGCAGAAATGAAAAAAATTCTAGACAAATTCTATGCTGATAACCATTTACCAGCAAGTGCTAAAGTTGAATGAACTAACCACAGTTGATATACAAATACTCCTTCAAACTGAATTGCTGCGCTAGAAAAAGCTCAAAAAGCAATTAATGGTTTAGATCCACGTTTAAATATGAAACTGTTATGACCAATCAGTGACTTAAAACAACGTATTAACTACATTAGATATGGAGTTGGTCATTTAAGTTATAGCTGATGAAGTTATGACTATGATGGTATAGGAACTGCTTTTGATGGTCGGGCGCAAGCAAAAGGTGTTCCATATGCAATATTGTCTTCTATTTATGATAGAGGTGAAAATTCACAAATTGCTAAATCATACCCACTTTTATACAAATATGCAAAAGCAGCTAAAGAATTTTTTGATCCTTTTGCTAAAAAAGGTGTGATTAGACCTTTTGAGGATTGAAAAAATGCTCCAAATGCCTATGATTTTGGAGCTGACAAACAACAAGGAAACCCTAATTTAACACAATATTTTTTAGGTAGTGTTGTTGATGCGCAAGTTCCTGTTGATCCAAACAAACCAGATGGACCTAAAAAAACTGTCAAAGTTTACAAAAGTTTTGTTGACCAAATTAATGAAAAAGCTAAAACTGATGCTGACAAAGTTGACTTTGACTTTGGAGCAGAATCTGCTATTTTTAATCTTGGTTATCAAGAAAATGCTGCCAATAGTGAAGAAGATTTAGTAAAATTAAGTGCTGAACTGAGTTCATTTTTAACTTTTGGACTCAATGACTTAATTGCAATTAGCTCATCCACACCAAGTGTTACTTTACGAAATCCAAATATTAGCATACCTTATGTAGATGAGTATGGTGATTTTACACCAATCGACATGGTTGTAATTAAGCCATTTTACAAAACTGCTAGTAAAATAAACACTAAAATTAATGAAGGAGGTCAATAATGCCTTGGAAATATTTATTTAAACGATTATTTTTAGCTCTTGTTACTTTTATTGCTATTTATATAATTGTCTATCTTTTAATAGCTACTTTTTCACCAAACCCTTTTGATAATATACAAGGAAATGGGTCGCAAAGAGGTGATGAAGCTGCTAAAATTGCTAAATTAAAAGAGCAATTTGGATTTAATTTAAGTCCAATTGCACGTCTTTGAAATTACACTAAAGATGTTTTTCATGGCAATTTTGGAGCAATTTATAAAAATAGTGCTAATGATCAACAAGCTATTCCAAATTTATTTTTTGGACCTCTTCGTTATACTATTTTAGTTTCTTTACCATCATTTTTAATTAGCGCTACCTTAGGAATTATTTTAGGAACTATTGCTGCTTATCGTCGTGATCGACTAGAAGATGCAACAATTACTGGAGTTTCAACTTTTTTTGTTGCAATTCCTAGTTTTGTGTTAGCTCCTTTTGTGATTATTATTGCAATCAAATTAGGATTGCCATTTGAATTTAAAGATCCATCAATTTATGGAATTGGAGTTACAGCAGCTTCGTTAATTCCACCAATTTTTGTATTTTCTATAACATCAATTGCAGGTTATGTTTTCTTAGTGCGAAACCAAATTATTACTGTTTTATCTTCAGATTATGTTTTAATTGCAAAAGCTAAAGGTCTTTCACGAAGTCAAATTTTCTTTAAATATGTATTAAAAAATGCAGCCATTCCTTTAGTTCGTTCTTTAATTTTTTCTTACATTATTCTTCTTTCAGGTTCAATTGTTTTAGAACAATTCTTTAGAATTCCTGGTTCTTCATCTATCTTAGTAAATGCAGCCTTTGATGGTGAAGTAAATATTTCAATGTTTTCAATAATTTTCTTTACTTCTCTATCATTGATTGTTGACATCATTGGTGATTTAGCCTATGTTTTCATGGATCCAAGAATTACTTTTGGAACCAATTCATCAACTGACTACCTATCTCGCTTTAAAAATTGACAAGCGCGAAAAAAAGAAATTAAAAAAGGAGTAAAAAATGTTTAATAGTCAAGAGTTTAATGAAAAATATCGACTAAATTCTGATCAAGTAAAATTGCTCAAACGTGTTGATGTTCATAGTGAAACTCACCAAATGACAGGTAAAATTGTTGTTTTGTGAAAAGACACAATTAAAAAATTTTTTAAATCGCCAATTTCATTACTTTCAACAATTTTGCTAATAATTATTTTATTAATTGCAATTTTTACAGCATTACTTAGCCCTTATAGTACTTCCAAACCTATTTCAAATGCTGATACTTCTCTTGTTTTTGAACAACTTCCAAGCGGTTATGGCATTATTCACACTAATATTTCTAGTGATTTGCTTGCTAAAATTCGTGAAATTGAAAACACAAAACATGTTCAATTAATTTATGGGTCAACAAGTGAAATCTTTCCAACTCGTTGGTCTGTCAACATTAATCCTTACCAAATTATGTCAGTTTTAGATGGTGGGAAAAAATTCATTAGTATTGTTGGAACTGACCAATTTGGTCGTGATATTTGATTACGTACCTGAATTGGAACCTTAAATGCTTTAGGCATTGCAGTTGCAATTGCTTTAATTCAGTTTGTAATTGGAGTTATTTTAGGAACCTATCTTGGTTTCTACATTGGAACCTGAATTGACAACATTGTGCTTAGAATTATAGACATTTTTGGTTCAATTCCTTGAATTGTTATCTTCATTATTTTCATTGCAATTTGAGGTCCATATACAGCAACTATTGTGCTTTTATTATCACTAACAGGATGAACAGGGCCAACTTATCAAGCTCGTTTATATACTGTTATTGTTAAAGATGAAGAATATATTTATGCAGCCAAAGTTATTGGAGCATCTAAAATAAGACAAATTTACTTCCACATCTTGCCAAATATTTTAGGTAAGTTGCTTTCAACTTTTGTTGGAAGTATCTTCAGTTCTATTTCAACTATTGCATCATTAGCATTTTTAGGATTTTTACGTGAGCAAGTAGACTCATCTGCAAACCTTGGTTTAATTATTAACTCAGCAGTTTCACTTGCAGAACGAAATGTTTGAGCACTTTTATTCCCAGCAAGTATTTTGGTTGTTTTAGCTGTAACATCTAGATTTATTGCTAATGGAATCCACGATGCTTTAGATCCAAGAGTAGGAGGACGTCGCTAATGGAAAACAAAGTTTTAGCTGTTAAAAACTTACGTGTAAGTTTTAAAACAGGACGTAAAGATTTTATTGAAATTATTCGGGGAGTTGACATTAGTATTTATCCCGGACAAATTGTAGCTTTTGTTGGTGAATCAGGTTCTGGAAAATCTGTGACTTCCAAGTCCTTGCTTGGAATCAATAATTTTGCTAAAGTAACTGCTGATCAAATGGAAATTGCTGGTATTGATGTTCGTGATTTTAAAAAAGATCATCAATGACGGACAATTCGTGGAAAAAAGATAGGTTATATTCCACAAGATCCACTAGTTGCTTTGAATCCAACAAGAACTATTGGAAAACAACTTTTAGATGCTATTAAAAAAGATAGTCGTTTTAAAACCAAAAAAGAGAAAAAAGAGTTTTTAATTTCCTTGCTTGAAACTTTTGGTTTTGAACATGCTCGAGATAGATTTGATGCTTATCCTCACACACTTTCAGGAGGAATGAAACAAAGGGTAGTTATTGCGATGGTTGTTGCTGCTCAACCAGAAATTATCATTGCTGATGAACCAACAACAGCGCTTGATCCAACTGTGCAATCCTCAGTGCTTGCCTTGCTCAATGACATTCGAAATAAATATAATGTTTCCATTATTTTTATTTCTCACAACATTTCTATTGTGGCAAAGTTTTGTGATTACATTTATGTGATGTATGCTGGAAAAGTTATTGAACGTGGAACCCGTTCTGATATTTTCACAGATCCAAGACACCCATATACTTGAGCCTTAATTTCAGCTATTCCTGAAGCTACAAATCAAGGTGATTTGTATACAATTAGTGGAAACCCACCAGATATGAAAAATTTAACTTCTGGTGATCCTTTCGCTGCAAGAAATGACTATGCTTTGCAGCTTGATTTTGAAAAAGAACCACCACTTATTCCAATTAGTAAAACTCACTCTGCAGCAACTTGATTATTGCACCCTGATGCTCCAAAAGTTGAATTAAATGAAGAACTTAAAACAAGAATTAAATTATTTAAAGAGGTACTATAATGTCTACAATTTTGCAAGCTAAAAAATTAGAAAAATACTTTGCAAACAAATTTGGAGTTGTAAAAGCTGTCGATGGTATTAATCTAGAATTAAAACAAGGTGAAGTTTTAGGTCTTATTGGTGAATCAGGTTCTGGAAAAACAACAATTGGACGTTGCTTAGTTCGATTGTATGAAAATTATGGTGGTCAAACACGTCTTTTAGATCAAATTATTTCAGGAAAAAAATTGTCTAAAAAGCAAAATTTATTTTTGCGTCGCAATATGCAAATGATTTTTCAAGACCCTTATTCATCACTTAATGGTCAAAAAAATATTTATTCAATTTTGCGTGAAACACTAGTTATCAATGGAATTTTGAAAATGAAAGTTTCAGATGTTTTTTCAGATTGGAAAAATGTTACCTTTCACTTCAAAAGATCTCTTGAGCGCAAATATTTAGAGGTTCAACTTTCAAATCTCGAAACCACAGTTGACAATTTTGCAAATTTTCTTAATGAATGAAATGACAAATTTGCAAAAATAAATATTCCAACTTCATTTGAAAACAAACAAGAAGTTAGAGATTTTTTTAACTCATACTTTTTATATCTTGAAAAAAAACAAAAAGTTCTCACTTCATATTACAATAATAGCTATAAAAACATAGGTTCTCTTTATAATTATTACTTTGAAATTCAAGATAAATATCGTAAAAAAGAACAAAGTGAAATTGAATTTAACTATCGTCAAGCTGTTGAAAAAGTGAATGAACTTGAAAATCAAATTGCAAAGCAAAAAGCACTTTTTTTAGTTGAAGAAAATCAAAATCAAATTGCTAAAGTTCAAAAAATTGATGTATTAATAGATACTTATAGAAGTCAAAAAAATTTATTTAATTCATACCAAATGGAATGAAAATATGAGTATAAAATTGCAAAAAATAATACTTTTGCTTCAAAAGATTTGCAATCATATTCACATTATCAAAAACAAGCAATTATTATTAAATTAATTAATAAAAAATTGATGAAATATTACAATAAACTAAGTTTTAAACATCTTTTTACATATTTGCCAATATCTAAAATTGAAGATTTATTTTCAGAATTAACTAATTTAAAAAACAAATTAACTTCAAATCACAACAATATAGTGTTAGTAAATCATAAAAATAGCAATGGAACAAATAATAAACAATTTGCGGAAATTGTTCAAAAGGATTTAGAAGAATTTGATTTCAATAAATATCAAGATATTGCTAATAAAAAAAGATATGAATTTTATTCACAAATTTATGATAGATCTATTTTTTTAATTAATAAAAAAATAACTAGAAATCAAAATAGAATTGATGCAAGTTCTGAACAAATTGAAAAATTAGAAAACTTAAAATCTGATTTAGAGAAAAAACAGGCTATCTATAATGAAGATAAAGCGATTTTTATTAGCAATTATGAAAATTGAAAAAAAGAAATTGAAGATAAAATTAAGCAATTAGCAAGTGACTTTCAAAGTTATTGAAAACAAATAGAAGGTTTAGATGGTAAAGTTAGTTTATTACACAAAGAGTTTGCAGGTTTAACTAAAAATGAGTTTTTAGAAATTTTCAACTTATCTAACACTAAATATAATGAAAAAATAAATGCAATCAAGTCTTCACATATTGAAAGACAAAATTTGAAAAAAGTCTATAAAAAAATAGAACTTTTTTATGGTATTAAACAAGTTCCAAGTATTTTTTACTTGAAATTTAGACAAATTATTAAGAAATTCATTTTAGATGAATTGATTTATGAAGCTTTAGAAAATGTAGGTCTTTTAAGGTCTTTTGCTTATCGTTATCCACATGAGTTTTCTGGTGGACAACGCCAAAGAATTGCAATTGCAAGGGCTTTAATTGTTGAACCTAAAATTATTATTGCTGATGAACCAATTGCCTCTCTAGATATTTCTATTCAAGCTCAAATAATTAACTTATTAAAAAGATTAGTTAAAGAAAAAAACTTATCTCTAATTTTTATTGCTCATGATTTATCAGTTGTTGAACACTTAGCTGACAAAGTTATGATTTTACACGCTGGAAAAATAGTTGAAAAAGGTAGTGTAAAACAAATTTACGAAAACCCTATCCACCCTTATACAATTAACTTGTTAAATTCTGTGCCAAAAATTTCAAATGCGCATATTCCTTTCAAACCTATAGTTTTTGAAAATCAATACTTACAAGAACAAAAACACCCAAATGTAATTATTGAAACAAAAGTAGATAACCAAGATCATTATATTTATGGAACAGAATTGCAAATTAGAAAATGATTGCATTCTAGAAAAAATGCCTAAGTTAGCTAATTTTTATAGAAAAAAAATTTTAAGAGAATTTAGTGCAATATCTTTTTTTGTTATTGGATTTTGATTTGTATTTTTTTTAATTTTGTTTTTTTTATTATATTTTTGAAAAAAACAACCTTGATATGATGCGACATCAACCATTTCATTAATTATGATTGCAATTAGCATTTTGGCAACAGTGATGCGTGCAGGTTTTTTTAGCACATATGCTTTGACATACAATAATTGAAAAATTCAAAGCAATAATGCCAAGTTGAAAAAAGCGGGTTCAAATCAATTTGATAAAAAAATGGATTTGCAAGATTTATCTAAAAAAAGATCAAAAAAAACTTTAATTCCAATTTTATTAGGATATATAGTTGGCATTATTTTACTAACTATTAGTTTGCCTTTTATTTATAGATAAAATAATTAAATTTTAAAAAGACACAAAAGTGTCTTTTTATTTTATCCAAAAATATTTTGCATTTATTTTATTATAAAAAAATACAAGAAATTTAAAATAAAAAAGCAATTTACATTTATAATGTTTAGACCTAAATTTGTAAATTTTAAAATATTAAAATTAAAATTCTATCTTGAATTATAATTAATTATATTTAAATAAAGGTAACAATTATGATTAAGAAAAAAACTATTTTAACTACAGGACTTAATATTGTAGCTGTAACAAGTGTAGCAACATTTGTAGTTTCTTGTGGAAGTCCAGCCGAAAATTTAACAAGTAAGGAAAATAACTTAAATGTTTCCTTAGTTTCAAAAGAATTGAGTTTAGTTGATGGAAATTATAATTTAGAATTAAATGTAGGTTCCGAAAATATTGGTAAATATCTTGATGTAGAATTACGTTCACAACCAACTGAGAGTTCTCCATCAACAATATCAACAAAAGCAAAAGTAAGTAGTGAAGGTATTGCGAGTATTCCATTTAGCCATTTAGATGAAGGAGCAACTTACTATGTTACTAAAGTCAATATTTATAATGATGAAAATGATACAAAACCTTCTTTAAGCCGTGATTATTTATCAAACAATTTAGAACAATTGCAGTTCAGAACTTTAGAAAATCAATCTGCAACAACACCATCTCCATCCCCAACTCCAGGGGGGGGCGATAATCATCTACAAACTCCAAATTTCAATCAAGCAGATATCATTGCTCATATTAAAAAACTTACTGAAGAAAAAGAACGAAAAGCAAACTATAGACCAGCTTCAAAAGAAAATAAATCATTGCAAATAACTGAACAAGATGCTTATAAAAAACTAGAGAATCGTTCATTTGCAATTGGTTTTAATAGTATTGATTATGTTAAAGACCCAAATGATGGAGATAAAATTAATACATCTGTAGTACCTTTTGAACCAACAGGAACAGGTTGATTATTAGATTATGCTTGAAAAAATGGTATTAGAGATTCTGATGAACTAATGCTTTATATAGCAACTAATGCTCACGTTTATGCTCGTGCCTTTAATGCTATGGATGAAAAATATAAAATAAAATTTCCAGAATATTTCACACAAGATGAGCAAAAACAAGCTAAAATAGATAGTTTTTCTTTAGCAATTCCTAAGCAAAATGCAAATTTAAACGCAATTGCTTCAGGAACTAGTTATGGTACAGAAAATAGTCTAATTTATTTTTTAAACACTCAAAAAAATTCTGTATTTGATTTAGACAAAGCGAATAAAGAATTACATTTTGTTGGAAAAGACTTGTTTTCAAATCCTCGAACAGTGTTTGTTGCTTTAAATATTTTTGATAATGATGATAATAATAAACTTATTGATCAATACAATAATCAAGCCAATCGTAAATTAATTGGTAAGGATTTCGCTGTTTTTGGTATCAAAGTTCAATATAAAAAATTAATGGAAAAAGCAACATCTGATAATAATCTTAAATTATTACTTGAACATATTAAAAAAGCAATGTCATCCATTGATAATGACATTGATAAGTTTAAGAAAAATCAATATTACAATCATGATCAAAATGATGTTCCTTATTTAAGTTTCGATTATCCTTCAGCATGAGCTGATAAAAATAAAGGCAAAGAAGATCCTAATGTATCTTTAAATATAGAAAGAGCTTATATATTAGGTTTCCCAACAGTTTCAAATAGACAAATGCTATGAAGAAATTACCCATTAGGCTCAAATATTCCTCAAGATGTTTTTAATGGAGCAAGTTTTTTTAAAGGATTGCCTATCGATAAACCTTTAGACCAAAACACTAAAGCTTCTGGTTTTGGTTTTAATGCTTATGTTGATTATAGTAGTCTTTATTTTGGGGCTTCAGGTTCATTGGTTA
It encodes the following:
- a CDS encoding ABC transporter ATP-binding protein, with translation MENKVLAVKNLRVSFKTGRKDFIEIIRGVDISIYPGQIVAFVGESGSGKSVTSKSLLGINNFAKVTADQMEIAGIDVRDFKKDHQWRTIRGKKIGYIPQDPLVALNPTRTIGKQLLDAIKKDSRFKTKKEKKEFLISLLETFGFEHARDRFDAYPHTLSGGMKQRVVIAMVVAAQPEIIIADEPTTALDPTVQSSVLALLNDIRNKYNVSIIFISHNISIVAKFCDYIYVMYAGKVIERGTRSDIFTDPRHPYTWALISAIPEATNQGDLYTISGNPPDMKNLTSGDPFAARNDYALQLDFEKEPPLIPISKTHSAATWLLHPDAPKVELNEELKTRIKLFKEVL
- a CDS encoding ABC transporter permease, which translates into the protein MFNSQEFNEKYRLNSDQVKLLKRVDVHSETHQMTGKIVVLWKDTIKKFFKSPISLLSTILLIIILLIAIFTALLSPYSTSKPISNADTSLVFEQLPSGYGIIHTNISSDLLAKIREIENTKHVQLIYGSTSEIFPTRWSVNINPYQIMSVLDGGKKFISIVGTDQFGRDIWLRTWIGTLNALGIAVAIALIQFVIGVILGTYLGFYIGTWIDNIVLRIIDIFGSIPWIVIFIIFIAIWGPYTATIVLLLSLTGWTGPTYQARLYTVIVKDEEYIYAAKVIGASKIRQIYFHILPNILGKLLSTFVGSIFSSISTIASLAFLGFLREQVDSSANLGLIINSAVSLAERNVWALLFPASILVVLAVTSRFIANGIHDALDPRVGGRR
- a CDS encoding MIP family Ig-specific serine endopeptidase; translated protein: MIKKKTILTTGLNIVAVTSVATFVVSCGSPAENLTSKENNLNVSLVSKELSLVDGNYNLELNVGSENIGKYLDVELRSQPTESSPSTISTKAKVSSEGIASIPFSHLDEGATYYVTKVNIYNDENDTKPSLSRDYLSNNLEQLQFRTLENQSATTPSPSPTPGGGDNHLQTPNFNQADIIAHIKKLTEEKERKANYRPASKENKSLQITEQDAYKKLENRSFAIGFNSIDYVKDPNDGDKINTSVVPFEPTGTGWLLDYAWKNGIRDSDELMLYIATNAHVYARAFNAMDEKYKIKFPEYFTQDEQKQAKIDSFSLAIPKQNANLNAIASGTSYGTENSLIYFLNTQKNSVFDLDKANKELHFVGKDLFSNPRTVFVALNIFDNDDNNKLIDQYNNQANRKLIGKDFAVFGIKVQYKKLMEKATSDNNLKLLLEHIKKAMSSIDNDIDKFKKNQYYNHDQNDVPYLSFDYPSAWADKNKGKEDPNVSLNIERAYILGFPTVSNRQMLWRNYPLGSNIPQDVFNGASFFKGLPIDKPLDQNTKASGFGFNAYVDYSSLYFGASGSLVINEYGLPIGIYSTVRSNGDDKNINNQGGFTFLVQVRDDNEKGPAHNLIDGTDKVKFPKQEKSYRQNLKWLSEQDNSEFKDFAKTAIFKSGA
- a CDS encoding DUF3899 domain-containing protein, which translates into the protein MPKLANFYRKKILREFSAISFFVIGFWFVFFLILFFLLYFWKKQPWYDATSTISLIMIAISILATVMRAGFFSTYALTYNNWKIQSNNAKLKKAGSNQFDKKMDLQDLSKKRSKKTLIPILLGYIVGIILLTISLPFIYR
- a CDS encoding OppA family ABC transporter substrate-binding lipoprotein, yielding MKKKFFIPILASVAAIPTIVSCGVQPAWQKREYFVNIDSTTASPRAFGSLYNNFSGPSAIQDYLTSSYLIQTMYEDELSIESNGIKPEDKGKKDQSLSYEIKHPSYKYLSFVNAKAILIVDKNGNEFVFDNDKHEKGRLPQGQVSLSLNINLTSDDPHSINSPTFGEKLDQAVKVQMFLKDDVYWVDVKGNQTKYKLTPRDYWYGFKWQRLGYINYRNDHGGGDAVDAKAKQNIPNYDPKADYLGSEINNLYLLQLFGFDTQDFDNEHKYIQEYTGKNAELKNQEAITFSLAKGATQSFFKGFFRKIVIPGIFRPIPSSFVDERTAKISKIVDGKKVGPYGESDEALQFGIYWYGQTFDKDMLYNSPYIQTRWDLHHRNWEINKYYPRTGWKDSINYHYNTINFLYTKYSSPEAFANSQFNSYKEGTIPMLSYNIINDSQKNLVAQDKNKYGWKLSRVETKDNLLKTYFNLLVPGSMKQNFVSQPGVEFNENYYAFNDNYAKLAYGVSRKELATGGARIVDYLTSGVGLTFRQIIANAWNLYTTQQSASPIAEPWYNFLDPDNHIKFNANSKRPRDFYDDANTIQLVDPSGKIFYTKNLDTEKQQNFNNVSDSSKQFEAPNYEVLKAEMKKILDKFYADNHLPASAKVEWTNHSWYTNTPSNWIAALEKAQKAINGLDPRLNMKLLWPISDLKQRINYIRYGVGHLSYSWWSYDYDGIGTAFDGRAQAKGVPYAILSSIYDRGENSQIAKSYPLLYKYAKAAKEFFDPFAKKGVIRPFEDWKNAPNAYDFGADKQQGNPNLTQYFLGSVVDAQVPVDPNKPDGPKKTVKVYKSFVDQINEKAKTDADKVDFDFGAESAIFNLGYQENAANSEEDLVKLSAELSSFLTFGLNDLIAISSSTPSVTLRNPNISIPYVDEYGDFTPIDMVVIKPFYKTASKINTKINEGGQ
- a CDS encoding ATP-binding cassette domain-containing protein; the protein is MSTILQAKKLEKYFANKFGVVKAVDGINLELKQGEVLGLIGESGSGKTTIGRCLVRLYENYGGQTRLLDQIISGKKLSKKQNLFLRRNMQMIFQDPYSSLNGQKNIYSILRETLVINGILKMKVSDVFSDWKNVTFHFKRSLERKYLEVQLSNLETTVDNFANFLNEWNDKFAKINIPTSFENKQEVRDFFNSYFLYLEKKQKVLTSYYNNSYKNIGSLYNYYFEIQDKYRKKEQSEIEFNYRQAVEKVNELENQIAKQKALFLVEENQNQIAKVQKIDVLIDTYRSQKNLFNSYQMEWKYEYKIAKNNTFASKDLQSYSHYQKQAIIIKLINKKLMKYYNKLSFKHLFTYLPISKIEDLFSELTNLKNKLTSNHNNIVLVNHKNSNGTNNKQFAEIVQKDLEEFDFNKYQDIANKKRYEFYSQIYDRSIFLINKKITRNQNRIDASSEQIEKLENLKSDLEKKQAIYNEDKAIFISNYENWKKEIEDKIKQLASDFQSYWKQIEGLDGKVSLLHKEFAGLTKNEFLEIFNLSNTKYNEKINAIKSSHIERQNLKKVYKKIELFYGIKQVPSIFYLKFRQIIKKFILDELIYEALENVGLLRSFAYRYPHEFSGGQRQRIAIARALIVEPKIIIADEPIASLDISIQAQIINLLKRLVKEKNLSLIFIAHDLSVVEHLADKVMILHAGKIVEKGSVKQIYENPIHPYTINLLNSVPKISNAHIPFKPIVFENQYLQEQKHPNVIIETKVDNQDHYIYGTELQIRKWLHSRKNA
- a CDS encoding ABC transporter permease, coding for MPWKYLFKRLFLALVTFIAIYIIVYLLIATFSPNPFDNIQGNGSQRGDEAAKIAKLKEQFGFNLSPIARLWNYTKDVFHGNFGAIYKNSANDQQAIPNLFFGPLRYTILVSLPSFLISATLGIILGTIAAYRRDRLEDATITGVSTFFVAIPSFVLAPFVIIIAIKLGLPFEFKDPSIYGIGVTAASLIPPIFVFSITSIAGYVFLVRNQIITVLSSDYVLIAKAKGLSRSQIFFKYVLKNAAIPLVRSLIFSYIILLSGSIVLEQFFRIPGSSSILVNAAFDGEVNISMFSIIFFTSLSLIVDIIGDLAYVFMDPRITFGTNSSTDYLSRFKNWQARKKEIKKGVKNV